From one Humulus lupulus chromosome 8, drHumLupu1.1, whole genome shotgun sequence genomic stretch:
- the LOC133793957 gene encoding protein GRIM REAPER-like has translation MANFLIKISTSLSLIASLLLLLSTFENSQVSALANISAPSSTNDTNIDNALQYAEEDGSDDDDEEDFYVLDKAPQTNVRSSSRFLASYIIKKGTQCHPKNYNVCNGVPANKGKSILYCCKTHCRNVLGDRNNCGRCGHKCKFDERCCNGRCTEVLINTKNCGKCGKRCKAGVACDNGYCGYA, from the coding sequence ATGGCCAATTTCCTTATAAAAATCTCAACCAGTCTCTCCCTAATCGCCTCACTTCTTCTACTGCTATCCACATTCGAAAACTCTCAAGTATCAGCACTAGCAAATATCTCAGCACCATCGTCAACAAACGACACTAATATTGACAATGCTCTTCAATATGCCGAAGAAGACGGCAGCGACGACGACGACGAAGAAGATTTTTACGTCCTGGACAAGGCGCCACAGACAAACGTCCGATCAAGTAGTCGATTCTTGGCGAGCTACATCATAAAGAAAGGCACTCAATGTCACCCCAAGAATTACAACGTGTGCAATGGGGTCCCGGCTAACAAAGGGAAGAGTATTCTCTACTGCTGCAAAACGCATTGTCGTAACGTCCTTGGCGACCGCAACAACTGCGGCAGATGTGGCCACAAGTGCAAGTTCGATGAGCGTTGCTGTAACGGCAGATGCACCGAAGTTTTGATCAATACAAAAAATTGTGGCAAGTGTGGTAAGCGATGCAAGGCCGGTGTTGCTTGCGATAATGGCTACTGTGGTTACGCATAA